From the Roseibium sp. HPY-6 genome, one window contains:
- the pcaC gene encoding 4-carboxymuconolactone decarboxylase encodes MSERYERGMDVRRAVLGDDHVNRAENGKTELDGPFQTLITEGAWGTVWSSDGISARERSMLTLALLAALGNFEEISMHIRATARTGASKQDVLEAFQHVAIYAGVPRANQALKIAKETYAEMEQSARHAAR; translated from the coding sequence ATGTCAGAACGTTATGAACGTGGCATGGACGTGCGCCGCGCAGTCCTCGGCGACGATCATGTCAATCGGGCGGAAAACGGCAAGACGGAACTGGACGGTCCGTTCCAGACGCTGATTACTGAGGGGGCCTGGGGAACAGTCTGGTCGTCCGACGGCATCAGCGCGCGCGAGCGTTCCATGCTTACGCTGGCACTTCTCGCCGCACTTGGAAATTTTGAGGAAATCTCGATGCATATCCGGGCGACCGCCCGAACGGGCGCCAGCAAACAGGACGTGCTCGAGGCGTTTCAGCATGTGGCGATTTATGCTGGTGTGCCACGCGCCAACCAGGCCCTGAAGATTGCCAAGGAAACATATGCGGAGATGGAGCAGAGCGCGCGGCACGCGGCGCGCTGA
- the pcaH gene encoding protocatechuate 3,4-dioxygenase subunit beta encodes MNQGPFYQRDRRWQPPALTPDYKTSVARSPQYSMISLGTTVSEITGPVFGHNDIDPRDGDLLTNYAKPGESPIGERILLHGRVLDENAKPVPNTLVEIWQANSGGRYRHRKDTYLAPIDPNFGGCGRALTDDAGYYCFRTVKPGAYPWRNWVNSWRPAHVHVSVFGTAFAQRLITQCYFEGDPLIPICPIVNTIPDDEAIEQLIAKLDLNATIPLDTIAYKFDIVLRGRRSTYFENRPEGN; translated from the coding sequence ATGAACCAGGGTCCGTTTTATCAACGCGACCGGCGTTGGCAGCCACCGGCGCTGACACCTGACTACAAGACAAGCGTCGCCCGTTCGCCTCAATATTCCATGATCAGCCTCGGAACGACCGTCAGCGAGATCACTGGACCTGTTTTCGGTCACAACGATATTGATCCACGCGACGGCGACCTGTTGACCAACTATGCCAAGCCGGGCGAAAGCCCGATCGGAGAGCGGATACTGCTCCACGGGCGCGTGCTTGATGAGAATGCCAAACCGGTCCCGAACACGCTTGTCGAGATCTGGCAGGCCAACTCGGGTGGACGCTACAGGCACAGGAAAGACACCTACCTTGCGCCGATCGATCCCAATTTCGGCGGCTGCGGCCGTGCCCTGACAGATGACGCCGGTTACTATTGTTTCCGGACCGTAAAACCGGGCGCTTATCCCTGGCGCAACTGGGTCAACAGCTGGCGGCCGGCACATGTTCACGTATCTGTCTTCGGCACGGCCTTTGCGCAAAGACTGATTACGCAGTGCTATTTCGAGGGCGACCCGCTCATTCCCATCTGTCCGATCGTCAACACGATCCCGGATGACGAGGCCATCGAGCAGCTGATCGCAAAACTCGACCTGAATGCGACCATTCCGCTGGATACGATCGCCTACAAGTTCGACATCGTCTTGCGTGGACGCAGGTCGACCTATTTCGAGAACCGTCCGGAGGGCAACTGA
- a CDS encoding TRAP transporter small permease translates to MSADQQEGSSGLVGAASRLITGWALLGGIVLLLVVAVNMVSIIGSMFGKPFPGDFELTEMGVAVAVFSFLPYCQLVGANVSADIFTSGASKRMIAFFTLLGSLIALGFAILLIWRMYFGMLDQREYDYTTTILQIPHWLAFIPILISLALLAVAAAVTLLRDADVLSKG, encoded by the coding sequence ATGTCGGCGGATCAACAGGAAGGCAGCTCCGGACTTGTCGGAGCTGCAAGCCGCCTGATCACCGGCTGGGCGCTGCTGGGCGGCATCGTGCTCCTCCTGGTCGTGGCGGTGAACATGGTGTCGATCATCGGATCGATGTTTGGAAAGCCTTTTCCGGGCGATTTCGAACTGACTGAAATGGGTGTCGCAGTCGCCGTCTTTTCGTTCCTGCCCTACTGCCAGCTTGTCGGCGCCAACGTGTCGGCTGATATCTTTACCTCGGGCGCTTCCAAACGAATGATCGCGTTTTTCACACTGCTTGGGTCTCTGATCGCGCTCGGTTTTGCCATTCTTCTGATCTGGCGCATGTATTTCGGCATGCTTGATCAGCGCGAATACGACTACACCACGACAATCCTGCAAATCCCGCATTGGCTGGCCTTCATCCCAATCCTGATCTCGCTGGCTCTTCTCGCCGTGGCGGCAGCCGTCACCTTGCTGCGCGACGCAGACGTTCTGTCGAAAGGATAA
- the pcaG gene encoding protocatechuate 3,4-dioxygenase subunit alpha, with amino-acid sequence MHQTLDYLKETPSQTAGPYVHIGLAPGAAGFEIYKNELGWDIAGPNADGERIRIEGCVIDGMGSPIKDVLLEAWQANAAGTYAHPEAGGTVEDGFRGWGRVITDFETGEWGIDTIKPGSVTDGTVGVMAPHISLWFVARGVNIGLHTRLYFDDEHDANAHDPVLNLIEWEKRRKTLIAKRTERDGKTVYRFDIKLQGEDETVFFDI; translated from the coding sequence ATGCACCAGACACTCGACTATCTGAAAGAAACGCCATCGCAGACCGCCGGCCCCTACGTGCATATCGGTCTTGCGCCCGGAGCGGCGGGATTTGAAATCTACAAGAATGAACTCGGCTGGGATATTGCAGGGCCAAATGCTGACGGCGAACGTATCCGCATCGAGGGCTGTGTGATCGACGGCATGGGATCGCCGATCAAGGATGTTCTCCTGGAAGCCTGGCAGGCCAACGCGGCCGGCACCTACGCCCACCCAGAAGCCGGCGGCACAGTGGAAGACGGCTTTCGTGGCTGGGGCCGCGTCATCACCGATTTTGAAACCGGTGAATGGGGCATCGACACCATAAAACCGGGGTCCGTGACCGATGGTACGGTGGGTGTCATGGCACCCCATATCAGCCTCTGGTTTGTCGCACGCGGCGTCAATATCGGTCTACACACGCGGCTTTACTTCGACGACGAGCATGACGCCAATGCGCATGACCCCGTTTTGAACCTTATCGAGTGGGAAAAGCGGCGCAAGACACTGATTGCCAAGCGGACCGAAAGGGATGGCAAGACAGTCTACCGCTTTGACATTAAGCTTCAGGGAGAAGACGAGACCGTCTTTTTCGATATCTGA
- a CDS encoding 3-keto-5-aminohexanoate cleavage protein: MTKPCIICVAITGSVATKENNPAVPITVSEQLESTHEAFEAGASIVHAHVRNDDQSPTSDPEKFARLKEGLEKHCPGMIIQFSTGGRSGAGQARGGMLPLKPDMASLSVGSNNFPTRVYENPPDLVDWLASEMRTHVVKPEIEAFDLSHIHQAASMNRDGRIPGKLYVQFVMGVKNAMPVDRDVFDYYIKTVERLVPDAEWCAAGIGRHQLTVNEWCIAEGGHTRTGLEDNVRLDRETLAPSNAALVKRAAALCEKHERPVATWQQAREILDLPLKAA, encoded by the coding sequence ATGACCAAACCCTGCATCATCTGCGTTGCCATCACCGGATCGGTCGCGACCAAGGAAAACAATCCGGCCGTTCCGATTACGGTTTCAGAACAGCTTGAAAGCACGCACGAAGCTTTCGAGGCCGGTGCATCGATCGTCCACGCCCATGTGCGAAACGACGACCAGTCGCCAACCTCGGATCCGGAGAAGTTTGCCCGGCTGAAGGAAGGCCTGGAAAAGCACTGTCCGGGCATGATCATTCAATTCTCGACCGGCGGGCGCTCCGGCGCCGGGCAGGCGCGCGGTGGCATGCTGCCGTTGAAGCCGGACATGGCGTCGCTGTCGGTCGGCTCAAACAATTTCCCGACACGGGTCTATGAAAACCCGCCCGATCTCGTCGACTGGCTTGCAAGCGAAATGCGGACCCATGTCGTCAAGCCGGAGATCGAAGCGTTCGACCTCAGCCATATTCACCAGGCAGCTTCCATGAACCGTGATGGCCGCATCCCGGGAAAGCTCTACGTGCAGTTTGTCATGGGCGTCAAAAACGCCATGCCGGTCGACCGCGACGTGTTCGACTATTACATCAAGACGGTTGAAAGGCTCGTACCGGATGCCGAATGGTGTGCGGCTGGAATTGGCCGGCACCAGCTGACGGTGAACGAGTGGTGCATCGCGGAGGGCGGACACACGCGAACTGGCCTGGAAGACAATGTTCGGCTGGACAGGGAAACCCTCGCCCCGTCCAATGCCGCGCTCGTCAAGCGGGCGGCTGCGCTTTGCGAAAAGCACGAACGTCCTGTCGCAACCTGGCAGCAAGCCCGGGAAATACTCGACCTGCCACTTAAGGCCGCTTGA
- a CDS encoding lyase family protein, whose amino-acid sequence MPLSLLASPVHSGLFSDDSLLPLLNDAADIAHMVRFERALAIVQGKLGIIPADAAAAIATRLLDASPAPETLQDGTTSAGVPVPALVAQLRKIAGEDAGKWLHWGATSQDVMDTAQMLQIKACLEILEARLDRLISSLEMQSREYADRLLAGRTRSQVSTPVTLGYRLAQWAHPLIDAENGLSGLKKSVLKLQFGGASGINGAIAPDGPQVARALALELGLEDGPSWHVNRSPLLELAAWLQRVSAALGKMAGDLILLGRSDIGEVSSGSGGGSSTMPQKANPVQAEAILVLAQIVNQSQGTLAAASDPVEERDGTKWPLEWMMVPQMLMATGTALRHAHALADSLKPNDVQLDATLSANPEIMAETASFALAKAGVPRADAKNLVANAAADTAPFADALAKLSPIEIDWHDVLDPRSAIQPSREMSDKIFAKRDRS is encoded by the coding sequence ATGCCCCTTTCCCTGCTCGCAAGCCCGGTCCATTCCGGACTTTTTTCCGATGACAGTCTTCTGCCTTTGCTCAATGATGCGGCCGACATTGCGCACATGGTCCGTTTCGAGCGTGCGCTCGCCATCGTCCAGGGAAAGCTCGGGATCATTCCAGCCGACGCCGCAGCGGCCATCGCAACGCGTTTGCTGGATGCCTCACCTGCGCCAGAAACCCTTCAAGACGGCACCACGTCGGCGGGCGTTCCGGTACCAGCCCTTGTTGCTCAATTGCGCAAGATCGCCGGGGAAGACGCCGGAAAGTGGCTGCACTGGGGTGCGACCAGCCAGGACGTCATGGACACGGCGCAGATGCTTCAGATCAAAGCCTGCCTTGAGATTCTTGAAGCGCGTCTTGATCGGTTGATCAGCTCCCTGGAGATGCAAAGCCGCGAATATGCAGACCGGTTGCTGGCCGGCCGTACCCGCAGCCAGGTGTCGACACCGGTAACGCTTGGGTATCGGCTCGCCCAATGGGCGCATCCCCTGATCGATGCAGAAAACGGGCTGAGTGGGCTGAAGAAATCTGTTCTCAAGCTTCAGTTCGGCGGAGCATCGGGCATCAACGGTGCGATCGCCCCGGACGGGCCGCAGGTGGCGCGGGCCCTTGCCCTGGAACTCGGACTGGAAGACGGACCGTCCTGGCATGTGAACCGTTCGCCGCTTCTTGAGCTTGCGGCCTGGTTGCAGCGAGTCAGCGCTGCGCTTGGTAAAATGGCCGGAGATCTCATTCTTCTCGGCCGCTCGGACATTGGTGAAGTTTCAAGCGGCAGCGGGGGTGGCTCGTCCACCATGCCGCAAAAGGCGAACCCTGTGCAGGCGGAAGCCATTCTGGTCCTTGCCCAGATCGTCAATCAATCCCAAGGCACACTGGCTGCGGCTTCCGATCCCGTCGAGGAACGGGACGGCACAAAGTGGCCGCTTGAATGGATGATGGTCCCGCAAATGCTGATGGCAACCGGCACCGCGCTGCGGCACGCACACGCGCTCGCGGACAGTTTGAAACCGAACGATGTCCAATTGGATGCAACGCTATCAGCCAATCCTGAAATCATGGCCGAAACCGCAAGCTTCGCTCTTGCAAAGGCCGGTGTTCCGCGAGCGGATGCCAAGAACCTCGTCGCCAATGCTGCCGCCGATACGGCGCCCTTCGCAGACGCTCTTGCAAAACTGAGCCCCATTGAAATCGATTGGCACGATGTGCTCGATCCCCGCTCGGCCATTCAGCCGAGCCGGGAGATGTCGGACAAGATCTTCGCCAAGCGCGACCGCAGCTAG
- a CDS encoding TRAP transporter large permease → MTDALVLGLGALAVLILLIAIRIPIAYAMILVGGVGTMMLNGPALVLSQLKTLAYGQFSIYDLSVVPMFVLMGAIASKTGLSQALFRGANAWLGWMRGGTAMAAIAGCAGFGAVCGSSLATASTMGKVALPELRRYNYSGALATGTLAAGGVLGILIPPSVVLIIYAVIVEANIVTMFMAAFLPGLLAVVLFLLTIAVYVAIRPAAGPKGGVADGSEFVEATVGMIPVLIIFGMVIGGIYFGFFNPTPAAAVGVFLVLFFGIVQRKLSRTDFVSALKETAATSGMIYLIILGAELLKIFMSRVGLPQETAAWISNSGLEPMTVLIILLIALIFLGCLMDSLSMILLVIPFFWPVLVEINGGIYQGADGAGFGMSTEDLKIWFGILALIVVELGLITPPVGMNVFVISSLARDTPMIETFKGVAPFFGAEVIRVILLVSFPAITLWLPTVLR, encoded by the coding sequence ATGACTGACGCACTCGTGCTCGGCCTCGGTGCACTTGCCGTGCTGATCCTCCTGATCGCCATTCGCATACCGATCGCCTACGCAATGATTCTGGTTGGCGGTGTCGGTACAATGATGCTGAACGGTCCGGCGCTCGTTCTCAGCCAGCTCAAGACACTGGCCTACGGACAGTTCTCCATCTACGACCTTTCCGTCGTACCCATGTTTGTCCTGATGGGAGCGATCGCGTCGAAAACCGGTCTGAGTCAGGCCCTGTTTCGAGGTGCGAACGCCTGGCTCGGCTGGATGCGCGGCGGCACAGCTATGGCGGCAATCGCCGGATGTGCCGGCTTTGGCGCCGTTTGCGGGTCCTCTCTCGCGACCGCTTCGACGATGGGCAAGGTCGCTTTGCCGGAGCTCCGCCGCTACAACTATTCAGGAGCGCTTGCCACCGGAACGCTCGCGGCCGGGGGCGTTCTGGGCATTCTCATCCCGCCGTCCGTCGTCCTGATCATCTACGCCGTGATCGTTGAGGCGAATATCGTCACAATGTTCATGGCAGCGTTCCTTCCGGGCCTGCTGGCTGTTGTTCTTTTCCTCCTGACCATCGCCGTCTATGTGGCCATCAGACCGGCTGCTGGTCCAAAGGGCGGCGTTGCGGACGGGAGCGAATTCGTCGAAGCCACAGTCGGGATGATCCCTGTGCTGATTATTTTCGGTATGGTGATCGGCGGCATCTATTTCGGTTTTTTCAATCCGACACCGGCTGCCGCCGTCGGCGTGTTCCTTGTGCTGTTTTTCGGCATCGTCCAGAGAAAGCTGTCACGCACTGACTTTGTCTCCGCGCTCAAGGAGACGGCCGCCACCTCCGGAATGATCTACCTGATTATCCTGGGTGCCGAACTTCTGAAGATCTTCATGTCCCGCGTCGGACTTCCCCAGGAAACCGCCGCCTGGATCTCGAACTCGGGCCTGGAGCCGATGACGGTGCTGATCATCTTGCTGATTGCGCTCATCTTTCTGGGCTGCCTGATGGACAGCCTTTCCATGATCCTGCTTGTCATTCCGTTTTTCTGGCCGGTGCTGGTCGAGATCAATGGCGGCATTTATCAGGGCGCGGACGGGGCAGGCTTCGGCATGAGCACCGAAGACCTGAAGATCTGGTTCGGGATCCTGGCGCTGATTGTGGTCGAACTCGGCCTGATCACGCCACCCGTCGGCATGAATGTCTTCGTGATTTCCTCGCTCGCGCGCGACACGCCCATGATCGAGACCTTCAAGGGCGTTGCACCGTTCTTCGGGGCCGAGGTTATCCGTGTGATCCTGCTGGTGAGTTTCCCGGCAATCACCCTTTGGCTGCCGACCGTTCTGCGGTAG
- a CDS encoding type I secretion system permease/ATPase, with amino-acid sequence MFRKISPVRHAWSSLSAGFLAIALFSMALNILALAAPLYMLQVYDRVLTSQNMDTLIALTLLLGGVFVVTGLLDWIRQRMLNRLGAKFELKVGVPVLNAAMRRKVEGNLASSDNSIEDVNGFRDFLSGSTLLAFFDAPWIPVYIGVLYILHPYLGHLGLAGAIVLTILALINNARSHNTMMEAAEARRRSDTLYRAGEANAEIIHAMGMHSDLAHRWRDLQLEAHRLKTRVNDRISTFSVTSKTLRTGLQSAILGLGAALAITGESSAGIMIAATIVLGRALAPIDQLIGQWRSFLAATGSYGKLRKLVHDYPVEPKRLHLPRPQVSVSVAIQKAGPPTAQNATLSDIRMNLQAGDAVAVIGPSASGKSTLAKMLAGVWAPQRGTVRLDGNPTAKWDPEELGSHIGYLPQEIALFDGTIRENIARFAAEIDDGLVLEAALAADVHDLISNLPDGYETRIGNGFFLSGGQRQRIALARALYGNPFLLVLDEPNSDLDSAGEAALHKAIRSMQERGSIVVMMTHRPSTLQVVDKVLVLNNGVQTAFGNRDDVLRETKRNVLPASRQQGGTIDKPVQERAVQ; translated from the coding sequence ATGTTCCGCAAGATCTCTCCTGTCCGGCACGCCTGGTCTTCACTCAGTGCCGGTTTCCTCGCAATCGCGCTCTTCAGCATGGCGCTGAACATTCTGGCACTCGCCGCACCGCTTTACATGCTTCAGGTCTACGACCGCGTCCTGACCAGCCAGAACATGGATACGCTCATCGCACTCACGCTGCTGCTTGGCGGCGTCTTTGTGGTCACAGGTCTGCTCGACTGGATCCGACAGCGCATGCTGAACAGGCTGGGCGCAAAGTTCGAGCTGAAAGTCGGCGTACCGGTCCTCAATGCCGCCATGCGCCGGAAAGTCGAAGGCAACCTAGCTTCAAGCGACAACTCGATTGAAGACGTCAATGGTTTTCGCGATTTCCTGTCCGGAAGCACGCTGCTTGCATTTTTCGACGCTCCCTGGATCCCGGTCTATATCGGCGTTCTCTACATCCTTCATCCGTATCTCGGTCATCTGGGATTGGCGGGCGCAATCGTTCTGACAATTCTTGCTCTCATCAACAATGCGCGCAGCCACAACACGATGATGGAAGCTGCCGAAGCCCGCCGGCGCAGCGACACGCTCTACCGGGCTGGCGAGGCAAACGCGGAAATCATCCATGCGATGGGCATGCACAGTGACCTGGCGCACCGCTGGCGCGATCTCCAGCTTGAAGCACATCGGCTGAAGACACGGGTGAATGATCGCATCTCGACGTTTTCAGTCACCTCCAAAACACTGCGCACCGGACTGCAGTCGGCTATCCTCGGTCTGGGCGCGGCGCTGGCGATCACTGGTGAAAGTTCTGCCGGTATCATGATTGCCGCAACCATTGTTCTTGGCCGGGCACTTGCCCCCATCGATCAGCTCATCGGGCAATGGAGGAGCTTTCTTGCAGCGACCGGATCCTACGGCAAGCTGAGAAAACTGGTCCACGACTACCCGGTCGAACCGAAACGCCTTCATCTTCCAAGGCCCCAGGTTTCCGTGAGTGTCGCAATCCAGAAGGCGGGGCCGCCCACAGCGCAAAACGCGACGCTTTCCGATATTCGCATGAACCTCCAGGCCGGAGACGCTGTTGCGGTGATCGGACCGAGCGCATCGGGAAAATCAACGCTCGCCAAGATGCTGGCGGGTGTCTGGGCACCTCAGCGGGGGACAGTGCGCCTCGACGGTAACCCGACCGCAAAATGGGATCCGGAAGAACTGGGAAGCCATATCGGGTATCTGCCACAGGAAATAGCTCTCTTTGACGGCACCATCCGGGAGAACATCGCACGGTTTGCCGCCGAGATTGACGACGGACTTGTTCTGGAAGCGGCTCTTGCCGCAGACGTCCACGATCTGATCTCCAATCTGCCCGATGGCTATGAGACCAGGATTGGCAACGGTTTTTTCTTGTCCGGCGGACAGCGGCAGCGGATTGCGCTTGCCCGCGCGCTTTATGGAAACCCGTTCCTGTTGGTTCTGGACGAGCCGAATTCGGACCTGGATTCCGCCGGTGAGGCCGCGCTTCACAAAGCGATCCGGTCCATGCAGGAGCGCGGCAGCATCGTTGTCATGATGACCCACCGTCCAAGCACGTTGCAGGTCGTCGACAAGGTGCTGGTTCTCAATAACGGCGTTCAGACAGCTTTCGGAAACCGCGACGATGTCTTGCGCGAAACGAAACGCAACGTTCTCCCGGCGAGCCGTCAACAAGGCGGCACTATCGACAAACCTGTTCAGGAAAGGGCAGTCCAATGA
- a CDS encoding HlyD family type I secretion periplasmic adaptor subunit encodes MKELTLSHQNRHVSHLSQKTDDVKEIGEPRIGFLVFLGFVVLALFVGGAAYWSLQTKLDGAVVAQASFVVDGNRKTVQHLDGGIVRELFVTDGDIVEAGQPLVVFDSTEADVDLTVLSSQIGELTARRARLLAQISQAGAFRRSDVEALIVEDVPDVLWESAYLTQKRVFDTEARARSSEKDVLKRRINALQDEIAGLEEQRRSNERQHAISTSELESLQTLFEKGLVTAARINSIRLEIERLVGLEAALRTDQARARNEIGELELNDVSAQKQRLEAATEGLAAVEGQLAAVEPQFKGAVERQKRVVVSAPVSGTVVNMALHTLGGVVRPGEDILELVPLSEELVVEARINTADIEKLSVGQASRIRLSAFDQEEIPEAKGRIFDISADAVTDERTGDAFYVARIRLDAKQSADVDKLELVPGMPADLFIRTGERTALSYLAQPLSERLSRTFIE; translated from the coding sequence ATGAAAGAACTGACACTTTCTCATCAAAACCGCCACGTCTCGCACCTTTCGCAGAAAACAGATGATGTGAAAGAAATTGGCGAACCGCGCATCGGTTTCCTTGTCTTTCTCGGGTTCGTCGTTCTGGCGCTTTTTGTGGGAGGAGCCGCCTACTGGTCTCTTCAGACAAAACTCGACGGTGCGGTTGTTGCCCAGGCGTCCTTTGTTGTAGACGGAAATCGCAAGACGGTTCAGCATCTCGACGGCGGTATCGTGCGCGAGTTGTTCGTCACAGATGGCGATATCGTGGAAGCGGGTCAGCCGCTTGTGGTCTTCGACAGCACCGAGGCAGATGTTGATCTTACCGTCTTAAGCAGTCAGATCGGAGAGCTCACCGCGCGTCGTGCCCGTCTTCTTGCGCAGATCAGCCAGGCGGGAGCTTTTCGCAGAAGCGATGTCGAAGCGCTCATTGTAGAAGATGTCCCCGATGTTCTCTGGGAGAGCGCCTATCTCACCCAGAAAAGAGTGTTCGACACCGAGGCACGGGCCCGGTCCAGCGAAAAAGACGTTCTGAAACGGCGCATTAACGCGCTGCAGGACGAAATAGCCGGCCTGGAAGAACAGCGCCGGTCCAACGAGCGCCAGCACGCGATTTCCACCAGTGAACTGGAATCCCTGCAGACCCTGTTTGAAAAAGGGCTCGTGACGGCAGCAAGGATCAATTCCATTCGCTTGGAAATCGAACGTCTGGTCGGGCTTGAGGCCGCGCTGAGAACAGATCAGGCGCGCGCGCGCAATGAAATTGGCGAATTGGAGCTCAATGACGTCAGTGCGCAGAAACAGAGACTTGAAGCGGCGACGGAGGGTCTCGCTGCGGTCGAGGGACAGCTCGCTGCCGTGGAACCGCAATTCAAGGGTGCGGTGGAACGCCAGAAACGCGTCGTCGTGAGTGCGCCCGTCAGCGGCACCGTCGTCAACATGGCGCTGCATACGCTGGGCGGTGTGGTCAGGCCGGGAGAGGATATTCTCGAGCTTGTGCCGCTCAGCGAAGAACTGGTTGTCGAAGCACGCATCAACACAGCCGACATCGAGAAGCTTTCCGTCGGGCAGGCGTCTCGCATACGCCTCAGTGCGTTTGACCAGGAAGAGATCCCCGAAGCAAAGGGACGCATTTTCGATATCTCCGCTGATGCAGTCACGGACGAGCGGACAGGAGACGCCTTTTATGTGGCGCGTATCAGGCTGGACGCGAAACAGTCGGCCGATGTCGACAAGCTGGAACTTGTTCCGGGAATGCCGGCGGATCTCTTCATTAGAACGGGAGAGCGCACCGCGCTCAGCTACCTCGCCCAACCGCTCAGCGAGAGACTGTCACGCACTTTCATCGAGTGA
- a CDS encoding TRAP transporter substrate-binding protein: MSNFKKLILGAAMMVFSGTPVLAADHEFKLHHFIGEKAPAHAQMLVPWAKRVEENSGGKVSIEIYPAMTLGGRPPELINQVRDGVVDLVWTVNGYTPGLFPRSEVFELPGVHKNDTAATNLALKELFESDLKDDYKGVEVMFLHVHAGQGIHMTDTEVRSPADLEGKKIRIPTRTGAWVIEALGASPVAMPVPELPTALQKGVIDGAMIPWEIIPPLKIQEQTEFQIEGADKERFGTTVFQVSMNKARWDALPDDIKQAFLDASDTAWAEEVGNIWAGADDFGIGLATKAGNKHITLTPEETAAFNEVLAPVVDRWVNEVAEKGIDGNALVEKAKAAVAGNASN, from the coding sequence ATGAGCAACTTTAAGAAATTGATCCTGGGGGCCGCAATGATGGTGTTCAGCGGAACGCCCGTTCTGGCAGCTGATCACGAATTCAAGCTGCACCATTTCATTGGTGAAAAAGCCCCTGCACATGCGCAGATGCTGGTGCCCTGGGCAAAGCGCGTGGAAGAAAATTCCGGCGGCAAGGTCTCGATCGAAATCTATCCGGCAATGACGCTGGGAGGCCGTCCGCCCGAACTGATCAATCAGGTCCGCGATGGTGTCGTTGATCTCGTCTGGACCGTGAATGGATATACGCCAGGCCTCTTCCCGCGGTCGGAAGTGTTCGAATTGCCGGGCGTCCACAAGAACGACACCGCGGCGACAAATCTGGCGCTGAAAGAGTTGTTCGAGAGCGACCTGAAGGATGACTACAAGGGTGTGGAAGTCATGTTTCTGCACGTTCATGCGGGGCAGGGCATCCATATGACCGACACCGAGGTCAGATCTCCGGCCGATCTTGAAGGCAAGAAGATCCGTATTCCGACCCGCACAGGCGCCTGGGTCATTGAAGCGCTCGGAGCGTCTCCCGTCGCAATGCCGGTTCCGGAGCTGCCGACGGCCCTTCAGAAAGGCGTTATCGATGGCGCGATGATCCCCTGGGAGATCATTCCGCCGCTGAAGATCCAGGAGCAGACCGAATTCCAGATCGAAGGCGCGGACAAGGAACGCTTCGGAACAACGGTCTTTCAGGTGTCCATGAACAAGGCGCGCTGGGACGCGCTGCCGGATGACATCAAGCAGGCATTTCTCGATGCGTCCGACACGGCATGGGCGGAAGAGGTCGGCAACATCTGGGCCGGTGCGGATGATTTCGGGATCGGTCTGGCAACGAAAGCCGGCAATAAACACATTACGCTGACGCCGGAAGAGACTGCAGCCTTTAACGAGGTTCTGGCGCCAGTGGTCGACCGCTGGGTGAACGAAGTTGCCGAAAAAGGCATTGATGGCAACGCCCTGGTCGAAAAAGCCAAGGCTGCAGTTGCCGGCAACGCGTCCAATTGA